The window AAATCGACCAGTTCGACAACGAAGTCCCAACAATTGAATCATTTTACTCTCACGGGAACGAAGTGCAATCCGGCAGCGAAAGAGAAATGCCGCTGCACACAATAGAGTATGGTGGCAACTGGCATGCGAGCAAACCGGTTCAATCCGTCAGGGATTTGTTATCGAACCGGTCGATATTCCCGATTTGAAATGGCCAGCTATAGCAATTGTTTTAATACTTGAATCAAACTGGACAATTTACTAATCACGATCGATCAGTCCTAtctagtttttaaaataataaaaaaatactagcacatacaaaacaataaaaatcaaatcacgAGGATCAAATTGTCGGCCACATAGTGCGTTTTCTCTATTCTTAACTGATCCTAATATGCCCATCATTGACTTGAATAATCCACGAGGTCCGTTAAtttgtagtatataattagGAAAAATAATCTGGAATTATATTCACTAGATTATAAAGCGTTATTAAGAAACATATGCATAAATATGATTCGTTGCTACCTCTACGAAAATACCTGAAAACCTGATTGAATTAGCCCCGACCCCTGTACAactaattaattccaaaagAATAAATTGTCATGCATTTGActttttaattagtactccctccgtccgcgaataggagtcccggttgagttgggtgcgggttttaagaaaagtttgagtgtaataattaaagtgtgtgagagtggaatgtgagacccaattatattattatttgctttattctttgcaataatgaaatctaataGGTCccattttaattagttatcaaTAAATCCAATAAGACGAGATCCccttataatttttcaaagaaACCACCACCATCCCATCGTTGACCATGGACCCCGAGATCCAAAACTTGATCGCCGTATGGCTCACCGCCGCCGCATCCCTAATCTACTGCCACCAAATCGCCGGCCGCCTCCCATCCGGCGCGGCCAGGCTCCTCTCCCTCCTCCCTATAATGTACCTCTTCACCACCCTCCCCCTCCGCCTCTCCTCCTTCCACCTCGCCGGCCCCACCATCTTCTACCTCGTTTGGCTCGGCAACTCCAAGCTCCTCCTCTTCGCCTTCGACCAACCCCCTCTCTCCGCCACGCCGCCGCTATCTCTCCCCAACTTCCTCTCCACCGCCCTCCTCCCCATCAAACACACCTCACCATCTCCCTCCATCGCCAAATCCGCatccaaaaacaaaacccccaaattcgCAGTTTTCGCCATCAAATGCGGCCTTCTCGCATTGATCATCAGCCTATACAGTTACAGAGAGTTCATGAACCCGTACCTGATCTACGCGCTCTACTGCTGCCACGTGTACCTCGGCGTGGAGCTGATCCTGGCGTCCACCGCCGCGCCGGTGGCCGCGCTGGGGCTGCAGCTGGAGCCGCAGTTCGACGAGCCGTACCTCGCCACGTCGCTGCGGGACTTCTGGGGGCGGCGGTGGAACCTCGTCGCCGGAGGAATGCTGCGCGCCACCGTGTACGTCCCCGTGCGGCGCGCGCTCGGGGGCGGGAggcgggcggcggcggcggcggtggtggcgaCGTTCGCGGCGTCGGGGCTGATGCACGAGCTCATATATTACTACCTGTCACGTGATGAGCCCACGTGGGAGGTCACGTGGTTCTTTGTGTTGCACGGGCTTCTTGTGGCGGTGGAGGTGGGGCTGAAGTGGGCGCTCGGGGGGCGGTGGAGGCTGCCGACGGCGGTGGCCAGGCCGCTGACGGTGGGGATTGTGGCGGTGACGGGTGCGTGGCTGTTTTTCCCTCAGGTTATAAGGAGTGGATTGGATCTCAAGGCCATTGATGAATACTACGTTGTTCTGCGTTTTCTTCGTAAATCTTTCAATTCAATATGATCCATTAATGCCATGTAAGATTTCAGCAGTTGTATTTTCACACTGTACTTTCAGTTTTcatacaaataatttttattttttttcatttttaatttgttcttcaaaattagctttattttttgtttattaaatttaatttttatcttttcattttataaaatttatattaaaacttcTATCATCAATTACTACTAAAACTAGTTTTTGGGGAGAAAATATTAATGCTAAACATACAAATgcgattttctttttccataaTTTTCTTATGAATGTGTTAGCATCGACTGCATTTAGCACGCTTGTTAATGatgcctttttttttaatctaagacttaactatataaatggtatctgatctttcactttcgcacgtaaatgatacctaatctttattttatatcgtttttggtacctataaatcacatttttgatgtcataaaggatattttgggcataaataaaattagtaccaaaagtgatattataatatcttctctcattctcctcactctttatactattatttttaatcaatattaatattattattttgatgttatagattaatacttaatttattttttatatcattcaaatatacttaattctaattatagatataattataggtttgtgttaaaataattatataaaaagttgaatatttttagttaggtgtttcaaccttaaaatgagtataaaaaatttaataaaaaatattcaattgatttaattactttaaataattaaattaattaggcattttgttcttgatttatattatgaatgcaattagatgtatgcataaaacactaaaaagaaaaagaagagaagaaaaaagaaggaagaagaaacataaactaaggagaaaaggaaaaaagaaaggaagataaaatgcttaaaaaaagagaagaagaaactaaagaagaaaaaaataagaaaggaaaaaaaataatcacatatttggtactcctaattgaaatttccaaaaatatcatttgtaaaaaaattcacatatgTGGTATTCAtggttatttttttcatggggtatcaaaaacgatataaaataaagatcagatactatttatgtgcgaaagtgaaagctcaggtaccatttatgtagttcaacTCTTTAATCAAAGAGACGACACCTTTTCAATTACTACAAGTTACAACATTAACATGTCAGAACTATGTTCTGTTTGGCATGAATATTGAcgtatgaataaaaaatactccttaTCAGAGTACTCACAGTGGATAGTGGTGGCCTATC is drawn from Salvia hispanica cultivar TCC Black 2014 chromosome 6, UniMelb_Shisp_WGS_1.0, whole genome shotgun sequence and contains these coding sequences:
- the LOC125196716 gene encoding long-chain-alcohol O-fatty-acyltransferase-like; the encoded protein is MDPEIQNLIAVWLTAAASLIYCHQIAGRLPSGAARLLSLLPIMYLFTTLPLRLSSFHLAGPTIFYLVWLGNSKLLLFAFDQPPLSATPPLSLPNFLSTALLPIKHTSPSPSIAKSASKNKTPKFAVFAIKCGLLALIISLYSYREFMNPYLIYALYCCHVYLGVELILASTAAPVAALGLQLEPQFDEPYLATSLRDFWGRRWNLVAGGMLRATVYVPVRRALGGGRRAAAAAVVATFAASGLMHELIYYYLSRDEPTWEVTWFFVLHGLLVAVEVGLKWALGGRWRLPTAVARPLTVGIVAVTGAWLFFPQVIRSGLDLKAIDEYYVVLRFLRKSFNSI